The window CGGGTGCTCACGCTGATGATGTCGTTCAGCTCGGACTTCAGCGCCTCACCGGTCAGGCCCGCCGTGCCGTTGTAGTAGCCGGGCGGGATGGCCGCGACCCCCTGCGCCGCGCCCTCCTGCGCGACCGCGCCGGGTGCCGTCAGCAGCCCGGCAGCAACCACGAGTGCGGACAGTCCGCTCAACCACGCTGTTCCACTCCCCCAAGCCCGCCCGAGACGTGTGCGCATCGTCGACCTCCGTGTGAGTCGGCCCGCGGCCCCCTGCGGGCAACGGTGCGTCATCAAAATGGCATGCGAAGGCTTTGACCTGCGGTGATCCCGGTAAACATCGCGTGAAATCTGCCAGATGTCGTAAATCTACGTAATTACCGAACCCCCTACTTGATCGCACCCATCGACAGCCCGCGGACGAGCTGCTTCTGCGCCACCCAGCCCGCGATGATCACGGGCAGCGAGGCGAGCAGGGCCGCCGCGCTCAGCCGGGCGAGGAACAGGCCCTCGCTCGTCATGGTCGACACGATGAGCACCGGCACGGTCGCCGCCTGCGACGCCGTGAGGTTGAGCGCGAAGAAGAACTCGTTCCACGCGAAGATCACGCAGATGAGCGCCGTCGCCGCGATGCCGGGCGCGACCATCGGGATGAGCACCGACCGCAGGGTCCGCATCAGCCCGGCGCCGTCGACGGACGCCGCCTCCAGCACCTCCCCGGGTACCTCCAGGAAGAACGACCGCATCATCCACACCGCGATCGGCAGGTTCATCGCCGTGTACAGGACCACCAGGGTCCAGATGTTGTCGAGCACCCGCAGCTGCCCGGCCACCACATAGATCGGCACGATGACGGCGACGACGGGCAGCATCTTGGTGGAGATGAAGAAGAACAGCACGTCGCTGACCTTCTCCACGGGCCGGATCGACAGCGCGTAGGCCGCCGGTATGCCGAGGAGCAGCACCAGCACGGTGGACACCCCGGTGGCGATCACGGAGTTGCCCACGTAGACCATGGACCCGCCCTCGAGCACGGCGCGGAACTGGTCGAGCGTCGGCGTGAAGAACCACGTCGGCGGGTCGGACGCCGCCTGGCTCTCCTGCTTGAACGCCGTGGCCGCCATCCAGGCGACGGGGAAGAAGAATGCCAGCGCCAGCAACCAGGTCAGCGTGGTCAGCACGCCACCTCCTGCTCGGCGGCGGTACGCGCGCGTCACGTCGGACATGCTCACTCCTTGACCTCGAAGCTACGGAAGATGAGGCGCAGCGCGGCGGAGGCCACGATGATCGTGGCGATCACGACGACGACGCCCATGGCGGCGGCCTGCCCGATGTCGAACCCGAGGAAGGCGCGCTGGTAGATGTAGAACGGCAGGTTCGC is drawn from Promicromonospora sp. Populi and contains these coding sequences:
- a CDS encoding carbohydrate ABC transporter permease; protein product: MSDVTRAYRRRAGGGVLTTLTWLLALAFFFPVAWMAATAFKQESQAASDPPTWFFTPTLDQFRAVLEGGSMVYVGNSVIATGVSTVLVLLLGIPAAYALSIRPVEKVSDVLFFFISTKMLPVVAVIVPIYVVAGQLRVLDNIWTLVVLYTAMNLPIAVWMMRSFFLEVPGEVLEAASVDGAGLMRTLRSVLIPMVAPGIAATALICVIFAWNEFFFALNLTASQAATVPVLIVSTMTSEGLFLARLSAAALLASLPVIIAGWVAQKQLVRGLSMGAIK